The nucleotide window CATCGGGCGCTTCGGGCTCCGAAACTCCTTCGAACCACCTCATTCTGAGGCGCCCGCGTCAGCGGGCCTCGAAGAAGGGCTCCGGGGCCCGCTTGCCATCCGGCGCCCTCATTCGAGGGCTCCGCGTTGCTCCGTGACCTCGGAACGAGGCGCTCGGAATGGATAAGCGGCCTTATCGACCGAAAGGCGTCACATCTCAATCCGGCGCGAGGTAGCGTCGCCGCGCCCAGCCGAGGATCGGGCCGGCCTTGACGCGGCACCATGTCAGCCCGCTCGGCGTCTCGTTGGTGCAGCCGAAGCCGCGCAGGCGCGCCCCTTCCGGGGCCTGTCCGAGAACGGGGGCCGAGGCATCCGGCGTCTCGCGGATGCTCAAGGCATCGCCACGCGGTAGGCCGTCGACGCGGAAGGCGCCGGTCTCGGCGAGGGCCTGAGCCGCTGCCAGGGTGAGCGCCAGGATGAGAAGGGACCGCATCGCCGTTGCCCGCCTCAGGTCCGGTGGATGCCCATCATCGCCGTCAGGCCGCCATCGACGGGGAGGACCGCGCCGGTAATGTAGGCCGCGCCCTCGCCCATGAGGAAGGCCGCCAGCGCCGCGACCTCCTCCGGCTTGGCGAAGCGCCCGGCGGGGATCTGCTTCTCCATGCCGGCACGGTGCGCGGCATAAGGGGCCATCATGTCGGTGTCGATGAAGCCCGGCGCGATGACGTTGACCGTCACCCCGCGCTTGGCCGATTCGATCGCCAGGGTGCGGCAATACGAGATCAGCGCCCCCTTCGTCGCGGCATAGGCGGCATTGCCCGGATTGGCCTGGATTGCCGCCACCGAGCCGATGGCGACGATGCGGCCGGAGCGCCCGCGGATCATGCCGCGGACCAGTGCTTTCGCGAGGCGGGTCAGCGACCAGAAATTCACCTGCATCGCCGCCTCGGCCTTGTCCTGCGCCATCATCGCGGCCAGCACGTCATAGGATTGGCCGGCATTGTGGACGAGGCCGTAGAACCCCTCCCCCTCCTGGGCCTCGCAGAAGGCCTCCAGGGCGTCGCGGTCGGCAA belongs to Methylobacterium sp. 77 and includes:
- a CDS encoding SH3 domain-containing protein — its product is MRSLLILALTLAAAQALAETGAFRVDGLPRGDALSIRETPDASAPVLGQAPEGARLRGFGCTNETPSGLTWCRVKAGPILGWARRRYLAPD
- a CDS encoding SDR family NAD(P)-dependent oxidoreductase, with translation MTTDTSRRVLVTGGASGLGSAIVWALAGAGYDVAFTYRSSGEAAERLVAELSETVPERTITAHALDLADRDALEAFCEAQEGEGFYGLVHNAGQSYDVLAAMMAQDKAEAAMQVNFWSLTRLAKALVRGMIRGRSGRIVAIGSVAAIQANPGNAAYAATKGALISYCRTLAIESAKRGVTVNVIAPGFIDTDMMAPYAAHRAGMEKQIPAGRFAKPEEVAALAAFLMGEGAAYITGAVLPVDGGLTAMMGIHRT